In Streptomyces sp. NBC_01381, the sequence CGTCCCCTCCCGCACACCCTGTTCAAGGCCAGGGGCCAGCAGCCGTACCTCCGCATGGGCGCGGAGGCGGTCCAGGAGTTCGTCCTGGACCATGGTCCAGGTCCAGTCGACCTGCTGGTCGCGCCGCTTGGCGGACAGGCGGCCCGTGGAGTCCAGGAGCGTGCGGTGCTGTTCCAGGCGGTCCCAGACCTCGTCCAGGCCGCTGGACTCCCGCGCGCTGCAGCTGAGCACCGGGGGAGTCCATGCCGCGTCCGCCGGGTGCATCAGGCGTAGCGCGCCCGCCAGTTCACGGGCCGCCGAGCGGGCGTCCCGTTCGTGCGGGCCGTCCGCCTTGTTGATCGCGAGGACGTCCGCGAGTTCCAGGACGCCCTTCTTGATGCCCTGGAGCTGGTCGCCGGTGCGGGCCAGACTGAGCAGCAGGAAGGAGTCGACCATGTTCGCGACGGCCGTCTCCGACTGGCCCACGCCTACGGTCTCCACCAGGACCACGTCGTAGCCTGCCGCCTCCATCACCACGATCGACTCGCGCGTCGCCTTCGCGACACCGCCGAGCGTCCCGGCGGTCGGGGACGGGCGCACGAACGCGGACGGGTCCACCGCGAGGCGTTCCATCCTTGTCTTGTCGCCGAGGATGGAGCCGCCCGTACGGGTCGAAGACGGGTCGACGGCGAGCACCGCGACCCGGTGGCCGAGACCCGTCAGCATCGTGCCGAGCGCGTCGATGAACGTGGACTTGCCCACGCCCGGCACCCCGCTGATGCCGATCCGCCGCGCCCGCCCGCTGTGCGGGAGCAGTTGCGTCAGCAACTCCTGGGCGAGGGACCGGTGTTGGGGTCTGGTCGACTCGACGAGTGTGATCGCGCGGGCGATCTGTGCCCGCTTCCCGTCGAGTACGCCCTTGACGTACGTGTCGATGTCGATCGTCGGGGCCATCGGCTCACCGGCTCACAGCTCGTGGCCGAGATCGGCCGCAAGTCGTTTCACCAGGTCGTACGCCGCATCCGGGATCACCGTGCCGGGCGGGAAGACGGCCGCCGCGCCCATTTCGAGGAGCGTCGGCACATCTTG encodes:
- the meaB gene encoding methylmalonyl Co-A mutase-associated GTPase MeaB, with the translated sequence MAPTIDIDTYVKGVLDGKRAQIARAITLVESTRPQHRSLAQELLTQLLPHSGRARRIGISGVPGVGKSTFIDALGTMLTGLGHRVAVLAVDPSSTRTGGSILGDKTRMERLAVDPSAFVRPSPTAGTLGGVAKATRESIVVMEAAGYDVVLVETVGVGQSETAVANMVDSFLLLSLARTGDQLQGIKKGVLELADVLAINKADGPHERDARSAARELAGALRLMHPADAAWTPPVLSCSARESSGLDEVWDRLEQHRTLLDSTGRLSAKRRDQQVDWTWTMVQDELLDRLRAHAEVRLLAPGLEQGVREGTLTATSAAERILEAFQGIGGAGQ